From the Methanobacterium sp. CWC-01 genome, the window TTTCATCATCTCCGGATGTGGGATATGACTTACTCACTCCCTTCAATTCCAGAATTTCATTAGACAGGATTGAATACCCCCTCAAAACCATTTTTAGATGCCAACCAGGCCGGGAATAAACTCAAAAGGAAACTAAGGCCGGTGGTGATAGTGATGGTCATGAGTATCAACCATCCCGGCAACACCAATCCCAGGTTACCGAAACCTAAGATCTGGGTTAACAGGTACAACCCTATGCTGCCCAGGATCACCCCAACCAAGGAGGAAATCAGTCCCAGAATGGTACCTTCCAATGCAAAGGTCAGTAAAATCTGTTTCTCAGAAAATCCCATTAACTTTAACAGACCCACCTCTCTTCTCCGCTCCACCTCATTGAAAAACATAGTGGTGTAAACTCCTATCACCCCAATAATTAGAGCAATACTGGCTATTCCATCTAATAAAAAAATTACGTTTCGAATTAAATTTACTACATCATTAGCTGCCGGATACTGATCCAGGTTTATTCCTAAACTAGAAGTGATATACTGAGTCAGACTAACGTTCAAACTGTTGTTTTCTGAAGTATTCCCACCCGAAGATTGATTACCAGCACTCAACCCCTCAATTCTATCTAAAAAACTGGTAACGCCCAGTCCAGATCCTACTAAAACAAGGAGAACCAACACCCCCATAGTTATGCCTAGAATCGTGGAAATATTGCGCATACGATTTCTACGCAGATTTTTTAGGGCTAATAGGTAGATCACCATAGAATTCTTCCAATAAACTTCTTTTTAACAATTATTCTACAAGATATTTATTATTATTAAAGACCTAAATATTCATAATAATATCATAAATATAAGCTAATTTTTATCAATATTATGTAAATGGAACATTTTAAACAAATAATTATTTATATTTAATTTAAATAACTATATTGGGCTTGTTTGAAAAAATTTATGGAGGGATAATTAATGGCCGAAGGAAATAACGTTTTATTAGGTATTTTAGCGATCATTTTAGGTATCTTAGTTATTGCGTTCCCGATTTTCAGCGTGTTTACAGCAAGCGTACTGGCCGGGTTAGCTATAATCTTTTTAGGAATTTCACTACTTGCAAAGAGTTTTGGAGCTTGGAGCGAGAGTAAAGGTGCCAGTATAGCCTTTTTGATACTTGGAATCATCGCCGTAGTTGTTGGAATTGGTTTATTCGGAAGTGTAGTTGCTTTTAGTTTCTTAGCCAGTTTCTGGCTATACTTTGCAGGATTTTTCCTGATAATTTCAGGTATAATGTCACTATTTAGTAAAGAAACTGTAGGTAAAGGAGTCGGCGCATTAGGGATAATTTTAGGTATTTTGTATATGATATTAGCTTCCTATGCCTGGAACCCCTACTACCTGGCCATGTTAATAGGAATATGGCTAATATTTGATGGAATAGCCTTATTCTTCGTTAGTCCATCAGAATTGATGAAAACAGAATCAACAGAATAGATAATCCTAAAATCAAACAAGCCCATATTATTTAATATTTGGAGATTTTCCATGGCTGAAACAAAAAACGTTTTTATAGGTATCTTAGCAGTGATATTAGGTTTAATTGTCATTTTATTCCCTCTAATCAGCGTTTCCACATTCAGTGTTATCGCTGGAGTGGGTATCATATTTTTAGGAATCTGGATTTTAGCCCAGAGTTTTAAAGCTAAAAGTTTAGCAGCAGGAATAGCTGACTTGATCATAGCCATCTTTGCAATAATGCTGGGAATAGTGTTTATTGGAGATATTAAAGCATTTCAATTTTTTAGCTCCTTAGCACTGTATATAGTGGGATTATTCGTGGCATTATCCGGATTAACATCTCTATCTGGTGAAGGAACAAAAGGAAAAGCTATCGGAATTTTGGGAATAATTCTGGGTGTTTTATTTATAGTGATGGGTACATACGCATATAATCCATTGGTATTAGCTGCAATTATCGGCGCTTTCCTAATTATAGCCGGAATAATGGAGATTTTTGATCTTTTCGGGGCAATGAACAAAAAAGAAGAAAACTAATTTACAAGAGGAATCCTATTTTAACGCTGAAAATCGATCAAATCATAATAATTAACCTACAGAGGGATAATAATGGCTAACGAAGACCAGTACAAATGGGGTGTAGTGATAGTAGCCTGTATGGCGATTTTCATAATCGTATTAGATTCATCAGCCATGAATGTGGCGATTTCTACACTGGTCATAGAATTAAATACGAGTTTATCAATGATCCAGGCCATTATAGCTTTGTATGCCCTAATTATTGCTTCGTTCATGTTATTGGGGAGTAAGCTTCAGGATATCCTGGGAAGAAAAAAGACCTTCCTGGTGGGTCTGGTGATATACGCTTCAGGAACCACCATCGCCACCCTAAGTGTCAACGCCACCATGCTCTTAATCGGATGGGCGGTCTTGGAGGGTATCGGAGCGGCCTTGATGTTTCCGGCCACAACCACCCTGGTGGGAGCTAGTTATAAAGGTAAAGATAAAGTAACCGCTTTTGGAATTTGGGGAGGCATAGCAGCCATGGGGGCGGCTATTGGACCCATAGTAGGTGGAGTTTTTACCACATACTTGACCTGGAGACTGGTATTTGCCTCAGAACTGATCTTTGTTGCGGCCATAATAATTTTCAGACACTATTTAAGCGAATCAAAACCATCACTCCAGTGGAAAGATCTGGATATGGTTGGGGTTTTACTCTCTATAGTTTCCCTTATTATGATTATTTTAGGCATTTTATTACTTGGCAGCCCCCAAAACTGGGGATATGTCCCAGTACTAGTTATATCTGGTTCAATCCTCTTTGGAATATTTTTATTATGGCAGCGGAGAAGAATTAATAAAGGTTTAGAACCATTAACGGATATATCTCTTTTAAAAAATCGCCTGTTTGGATTAGGCAACCTAAACTCCATCATTTCGCAGATCCCATTAGCAGGATTTCTTTTCATAATACCAGTATTTCTGCAGCAGGTCGCTAAGGCTGATGCATTTACCACGGGTCTTGCTCTTTTACCAGCATCAATTACCATTTTAATCTTTTCTCTACTGGGAGCGAGAGTTTCATCGATTTTAGGGCCCAAATACATATTAATGATCGGGTTCATTGTTTCGGCAGTAGGGACATTCATATTGGGCGGAACATTTAATTTAAACACCCAAGCAATGGACATTGTGCCGGGAACAATAGTGTTTGGGATTGGAATAGGATTTTTACTGTCCCAGATAACCAATCTTGCTA encodes:
- a CDS encoding ABC transporter permease — encoded protein: MVIYLLALKNLRRNRMRNISTILGITMGVLVLLVLVGSGLGVTSFLDRIEGLSAGNQSSGGNTSENNSLNVSLTQYITSSLGINLDQYPAANDVVNLIRNVIFLLDGIASIALIIGVIGVYTTMFFNEVERRREVGLLKLMGFSEKQILLTFALEGTILGLISSLVGVILGSIGLYLLTQILGFGNLGLVLPGWLILMTITITTGLSFLLSLFPAWLASKNGFEGVFNPV
- a CDS encoding DUF308 domain-containing protein, producing MAETKNVFIGILAVILGLIVILFPLISVSTFSVIAGVGIIFLGIWILAQSFKAKSLAAGIADLIIAIFAIMLGIVFIGDIKAFQFFSSLALYIVGLFVALSGLTSLSGEGTKGKAIGILGIILGVLFIVMGTYAYNPLVLAAIIGAFLIIAGIMEIFDLFGAMNKKEEN
- a CDS encoding MFS transporter, whose product is MANEDQYKWGVVIVACMAIFIIVLDSSAMNVAISTLVIELNTSLSMIQAIIALYALIIASFMLLGSKLQDILGRKKTFLVGLVIYASGTTIATLSVNATMLLIGWAVLEGIGAALMFPATTTLVGASYKGKDKVTAFGIWGGIAAMGAAIGPIVGGVFTTYLTWRLVFASELIFVAAIIIFRHYLSESKPSLQWKDLDMVGVLLSIVSLIMIILGILLLGSPQNWGYVPVLVISGSILFGIFLLWQRRRINKGLEPLTDISLLKNRLFGLGNLNSIISQIPLAGFLFIIPVFLQQVAKADAFTTGLALLPASITILIFSLLGARVSSILGPKYILMIGFIVSAVGTFILGGTFNLNTQAMDIVPGTIVFGIGIGFLLSQITNLAMSAARGDQETDAAGLFNSFKNLGYSLGTALIGVLLLVGIFGGLTTSIDASSLSGNMTTEEIQENLFNYVEKMQTVSPENIPPSMVPEVTQIVNSTISSAMKQTFNVLTIILLLGFVTSLFIPSKKRINP
- a CDS encoding DUF308 domain-containing protein, with the translated sequence MAEGNNVLLGILAIILGILVIAFPIFSVFTASVLAGLAIIFLGISLLAKSFGAWSESKGASIAFLILGIIAVVVGIGLFGSVVAFSFLASFWLYFAGFFLIISGIMSLFSKETVGKGVGALGIILGILYMILASYAWNPYYLAMLIGIWLIFDGIALFFVSPSELMKTESTE